A region from the Sphingopyxis lindanitolerans genome encodes:
- a CDS encoding SPOR domain-containing protein, which produces MNRKLLRNLAVSGFALSVVTGCSGMAKMANAAPESNRAPATAAKAADKARDALEAGKPTKAVALAEAAVAASPRDAGYRALLGQAYLNDGRFSSATSALSDAMELGAKDSNTVIALTLAYIAQGKNDQAGDLLKRNFNVVPASDMGLALALTGDTNSAIYMLTEAARAPDATARTRQNLALAFALSGRWAQARILAAQDLSLDKVEARMLEWSKLAEQPDARLRVASLLGTAAQADAGMPVRLALNNADGAAMAAADAPIELASADPAPVADPAPVATFAPPPPVEAAPVLASADPSPIRTVELPMPTRDENGVVPVTELPQPKPAEIILADAKPYRAAPRVAGGRVEAIRPAQQQALELATKILPKAMAFNASKPSGWAVQLGAYDSLGIAKEKWGVLKRRSAMLGQYPASSHAAVVNGRTFYRLTVNGLATRSDASMLCGELKAKGQACFIRQMGGSESIQWASVAKPVRMAAR; this is translated from the coding sequence ATGAACCGCAAATTGCTGAGGAACCTCGCGGTTTCGGGCTTCGCGCTGAGCGTCGTCACCGGATGCAGCGGGATGGCGAAGATGGCGAACGCCGCGCCCGAATCGAACCGTGCGCCCGCGACCGCCGCGAAGGCCGCCGACAAGGCGCGCGACGCGCTGGAAGCCGGCAAGCCGACCAAGGCGGTCGCGCTCGCCGAAGCCGCGGTCGCCGCAAGCCCGCGCGACGCGGGCTATCGCGCCTTGCTGGGCCAGGCTTATCTTAACGACGGGCGCTTTTCGTCGGCGACTTCGGCGCTGAGCGATGCGATGGAACTGGGCGCGAAGGACAGCAATACCGTTATCGCGCTGACTCTCGCCTATATCGCGCAGGGCAAGAATGATCAGGCGGGCGATCTGTTGAAGCGCAATTTCAACGTCGTTCCGGCATCGGACATGGGCCTTGCGCTGGCGCTGACCGGCGACACCAATTCGGCGATCTATATGCTGACCGAAGCCGCGCGGGCGCCCGACGCCACCGCGCGGACGCGGCAGAATCTGGCGCTGGCGTTCGCGCTGTCGGGCCGCTGGGCGCAGGCGCGCATCCTGGCCGCGCAGGATTTGTCGCTCGACAAGGTCGAGGCGCGGATGCTCGAATGGTCGAAGCTCGCCGAACAGCCCGATGCGCGCCTGCGCGTCGCCAGCCTGCTCGGCACCGCCGCGCAGGCCGACGCCGGCATGCCGGTGCGCCTGGCGCTGAACAATGCCGACGGCGCCGCCATGGCGGCCGCCGACGCGCCGATCGAACTGGCGAGCGCCGACCCGGCGCCGGTCGCCGACCCGGCGCCCGTCGCGACTTTTGCACCGCCGCCGCCTGTCGAGGCCGCGCCGGTGCTCGCTTCGGCCGATCCGAGCCCGATCCGCACGGTCGAACTGCCGATGCCGACGCGCGACGAAAATGGCGTCGTGCCGGTCACCGAACTGCCGCAGCCGAAACCGGCCGAGATCATTCTGGCCGACGCCAAACCCTATCGCGCCGCGCCACGTGTCGCGGGCGGGCGCGTCGAGGCGATTCGCCCGGCGCAGCAGCAGGCGCTGGAACTGGCGACGAAGATCCTGCCCAAGGCGATGGCCTTCAACGCCAGCAAGCCTTCGGGCTGGGCGGTGCAACTCGGCGCCTATGACAGCCTGGGCATCGCCAAGGAAAAATGGGGCGTGCTGAAACGGCGGAGCGCGATGCTCGGCCAATATCCGGCATCGAGCCACGCCGCGGTGGTGAACGGCCGCACCTTCTATCGCCTGACCGTCAACGGCCTTGCGACCCGCAGCGATGCGTCGATGCTGTGCGGCGAACTCAAGGCCAAGGGTCAGGCCTGCTTCATCCGCCAGATGGGCGGCAGCGAGAGCATCCAGTGGGCGTCGGTGGCAAAGCCGGTGCGCATGGCGGCGCGCTGA